The window CCACCAACGCGACGAGATTTAACCTCGACGGTAGGACGCACATTTTCTAGTGCATCATCAAAAACGTCCAGATGATCTTTACCTGACTTCTCTGCCAGGATGTCCAGTGCACCGTAGATAATCTTTTCAGCGACTGCTTTTTTGCCGTCAACCATGACGACATTGATAAATTTAGCCAACAACTCTGATCCGAACTTAGGATCCGGCAGGATTTTACGTTGACCTATGACGCGTCTTCTTGGCATCTCAATATTCTCCGATTAATTCAGGGTATTACCCAAAACTTATGAATTACAGTTTGGCCTTACTAACGGAGAACCGTTAAGACTTAGGCCGTTTCGCGCCGTACTTAGAACGGCCTTGTTTACGATCGTTAACACCTGAACAGTCAAGTGCGCCACGAACGGTGTGATAACGAACACCTGGTAAGTCTTTTACACGACCGCCACGGATC is drawn from Idiomarina piscisalsi and contains these coding sequences:
- the rpsG gene encoding 30S ribosomal protein S7 produces the protein MPRRRVIGQRKILPDPKFGSELLAKFINVVMVDGKKAVAEKIIYGALDILAEKSGKDHLDVFDDALENVRPTVEVKSRRVGGSTYQVPVEVRPVRRNALAMRWLVDAARTRGEKSMSQRLAAEMLDASENKGSAVKKREDVHRMAEANKAFAHYRW